The Triticum aestivum cultivar Chinese Spring chromosome 6D, IWGSC CS RefSeq v2.1, whole genome shotgun sequence genomic sequence CTAAGGACAAAAGAAATCTCATATATGGAGAAGTCATCAGCATACATCTGAGCAAGTTGAACAAGTTTGTCTTCATCAAAATTAGCAAATGAGTTCCTTGGATCAAGACAAGCAATGCATCTCAACAATTGAGTAGATCTTTCAGCAAAGCGGTTATTTAACTCGGTAATTATTTGGTCAAGCAGAACATTGAATATTTCATATCTGAAGCGTTGATAGAAAGTTACCATTTGACCACCACGCCCCCTTGAACGGCCCCGAGCGggtattgtatcatccatgttaggcAATATAATGTTATGTTTGACACAAAAGTCAGTTGTGTCCTTCAAGAGCTGATCCCAACCATTATCTCTTATATTTTGAAGTTGCCGCAATGTGATCCCAATCAAACTCACTGCTAGAACTATGTTTTGTTCTTTCCTTTGCAAACATTGTGACAACTCATTAGTCTTGCCCAATAGTTTGATCATAACATGCAATATGAAAACAAATTCAAAACTTTCCATCTGAGATATCAAGCCACCTGCTGTGGTTCTTTGTGTTAAATTTTCTGCATCATCATGAATGTTCTCTAATACATGCAAAACAGATGTCCACATCTCAATAAACCGACACAAAGTTTTATGATGTGTGCCCCACCGTGTATCCCCAGGTTTAACAAGGTTGGTTGCTTGGTTTTTCCCTCTTCCTGAAAAAATTTCCCCTGGCTGTTAGTTGGGCTAAGCCCCGGGCCTAATTCAAAAACATACCTAGGTAATAACTAAAAAAAGccacgccccgggcctgggccctggGGACCTCGGGCCCAGATCCGCCCCTGCCGGCACGGGTATGTTTGGGTCGTTCTTGAGGGACAAGAACACGGAGAGAGAGTCGGGGTTGACGACGCGTGGCGGGGAGCGTGCGCGGAGGAGGGTGCGGTCGTGGCATGGCAGCTCCAGCGCCGCCGCGACTGCTCCAGCGCCATCCCCAGCCCCGTCTCTCGAGAAGGCGGACCACGTCTGGAAGAAGTGGAACGCGCTTAGGGCGTCGATGGCGACGTGGTGCAGCGCCGTGCCTAGGGCCACCCCACCGCACTTGAAGAAGGTCACCTGGACGGCGAGCATGACATCGTCGATGTCCCTGGGGACGAAGAGCCTCGTCAGCTCCGGCGACGGCTGGCGGGCGCTGAAGTCCTTGGGGAGCGACCACGAAGCGCGCGCCCTGGCCGGTGCAGTCAATCTCTGGCCGGCCATTCCCATCGACGCCCAGACGGCCGGCGAGGGGGTAGAACGGGACCAGTGCCTTGGCCATCGCGGCCTTCAGCTTGGCCACGTCGAAGAAGTCGTCGCCGGAGGCGGCGCGGTAGAAGTAGATGGTCGGGGTGTGGCCCCTGTTGACCATCATGAGGTCGGGCGGGGAGAGCCAAAGTCCGTGCCTGGGCATCTCCTCGCTGGGCGTCACCATGGAGCACTCCACCACCTTCACCTCCTCCACCACCTTCACCTCCTCCACCATGCAGGACTCCATCACCTTCGCCTCTTCTACGCAGGCCATTCTGCTGAGGTCGTTCGTGGTCTCGTCCAAATGGGAAGTACTGGGAGTATACGTGTACTCTTGTTGCCCTCGCGATTCTTTTCCTTTTATGGACGAGGCTGCACATGTACAGCTCACTCAATTAAGGATGTGCCGGAAAACAAGTTGACATATCAGTACTATGTGGCCCGTACAATTATTTTCAACCATCCGATCCAATTCCGTCACCACAAAACAAATACCTAAATAATAAGTGCCACACATGTGTCATTTATCAACTTGGTTCAAATGCTTTCAGAGCCATTAGATAAAAAACACGGATCTTGAAGCGCATCCCCGGCCACGTCATCGACTGAGCGTGCGGTGGCAAGGGCCAATGTCCCGAACGACTAAAACGCAGCCCACTCGCTCCCACCGCCCACACGCAGCCCACTCCCCCACCCACAGTCGTATcagtttctcaaaaaaagaaaacaaaaaaccacgaTCGCATCTTCTTCCCCCAGTCTTCACCATCACATGTGAAATCCCTCGTGGTGAGATCCTGGCCAGCGACCAAAGCGAGGGGACGGCACTCGGCGCCGTTGGCTGCGAGGAGGATGTGGGGCTACCTGCGGGCGCTCTTCTGCAAGATGCGCAAGCAATGGCGGATCATGAACTTGACCAACATGGGGAAACATTGTAAAGGATAGCATTTTCTTTTCTTAAAACACATTACAAATAGTTAACAAAGTACTGAATATACATATGAAtgcattagtaaaaaaaaatctgTCAATTGTATGTGGGGGGCATGGCCCCCACCACCCCACCCATTGGATCCGCCACTGTGCACATGGGCAAGCGCAAGCTGCTCCTCGGCGCGCACCTCCTCGTGAGGCGCCGCAACAAGTCCCTCTCACGCTCCGTTGCCAACTTCCTCTCCCACCACCACGGGCACCACAGAGGCCGCCGCGAGTACGAGTTCTCTTGCAGTGGCAGCCTTGACTTGGGCTCCTTCTCCATGCACTGCCGCGTCCCCGCGTCGTCGTCGCCTGGGGCGCTGATGATGCGTGAGGAGCTCGCGATTGGGGAGGAATGCAAGTCTGCGGGGATGCCGCCGTTGGTGCCCGGCGCGGTCGACGGTGGGTTCTCGGTGCGGGTGTCCAACTTCCCGTCGGACGAGGTCGACGGGGACCAACTGGGTCTGGGCGAGGCCGTGGACGACGAGGCAGAGGAGTTCATCGCCCGCTTCTACGCCCAGCTGCGTCGGTAGAACCAGATCGGCCTGCTCCCGTACTACCTACAGGAAGCCGCCGCGTGATCGACAAGCCGCCCGACGCCAGCCGGTACGCGAGGTTTTCTGGTATACCTAAGCTTGTAGAGCCTGCATTTGTAAAGTGCAGGTTATCAGAGAGAAATAAAGAAGTAGGAAAATGTTCTTCAAActgaaagaaagaagaaggaagtatGATCTTAACAAGGAAAACGGGTAATAGGATTGAGCATAGCATGCAAAATAGGATAATACCATGGTTTTGAAGAACATTTGCCATGACTGTtcattttggaagaaaaaaaatcagtaaCTCGCCATGTTATTTTCATACATTTGCCATGTTGTTTTTCATACATTTGCCATGTTCTTTTCCATAGAATTGCCATGTTGTTTTTCATACAATTCCCATTGCCTAGATATTAACAGCTTTCTGAAGTTGCCACTTAATTAGCAACTTAAAAAACAGggcaaaattgccatgtcaacctaaGATGGCAAACTTGCCTAAGATGTTCAAAAAACATGGCAAGCTTGCCATGTCAACCTAAGATGTTCAAAAAACATGGGAGACTTGCCAAGTCAACCTAAGATGTTCAAAAAACATGGGAGACTTGCCATGTCAACCTAAGGTGTTCAAAAAATATGGCAGACTTGCCATGCAATCTTAGTCACATGGCAATTTCCAGGTTGTTATGTTTCCGACATCTTTTCTACTTCACAATGGTAATTTCATTTTTAATATGATGGCAAATCTAATTCATACAACATGGGAATTTCTATCCTGTTCTTTTCCGTATCATGGCATTTTTACACCATGTGCTTTTTGCTCCTAGCAAACTCCACGTTATGTGTTTACTTAGTTTACAGCCATCTAAAGATGTTTTTTGGTGCCATCTAAGGACCACGAGTAGTGAAATTGATGATCGGGAGTAGTTTTTGCTCACACCTTAGTGATGgcaattttttatttttagtaACCATGGCATCATTTTTTCGTGGCCATTTGTTTTTACATAAGCATGAAAATTTTGATAAAATATTTCATCAAATTTGAATATGCATTTTGACATGGCAAATTGGAATATACATTTTTTCCACGACAAAGTTGAATCATTTTTTTGTGTTATTTCACAAAAAACGGCAAATTAATCACACAAAATTTGGCAAGTTTTGGTAAAATACCATGGCAAATTTGAACATGCTTTTGCCATTGCAACTATTGAACATTTTGTCTTATTTCACATTCATGGATTTTTTTATTATATTATCATGGCAAATTTGATAAAAAAGATCAATGGCAAAGTTGTATTTGCGTTAGCCATGGCAAGTTTCATCTCTGTCCTTGTTCGTAAACAATGGCATTTTTTGctatatatgattttttttcatgtgATTTTCCATGGCACTTTTCTTTATCTAAAAACATGACGCAACTTTGCCATGTTCAAAAACATCCCAAATTTATAGATATTGAAAAATGGCAACTTAATATgttcaacaatatatatatatatatatatatatatatatatatatatatatatatatatatatatatatatatatacatctgggctattctgttacgcgtaacagaatattattctgttaccctacttgaactgatgaattcaagtggttgaactgatgaaattcgagcggttgaactgatgctttctgttgctgttaaaaatcgtcttctttagttcaaatttttttgcaattttttttgtcgaaacggggtgtgtaatatatcgttggaaagctgttgacatccacattacaatcttataatttgtttttgcaaaaaattatgatttaagagcagttttgaaaaaactgctttttttcaaaaccgaaaacgtgaatcgtattttggacttaattttcaaacggtttgtcggaattgagcaaatgagatggcattggaaagcttgtgaaaatccgcatcttccatatatctactattttttcaaattctatatgatttaaaagtaatttgaaaaacggtgaaattctgggcgaaatgttttttcactgttttttgcaaatggtttgtcggattgacgcaaatgatacggcgttggaaagctatggaaaatgcgcaacttttgcatatagaaagttttttctaattccttatggtttaaatacgaattcaaatacggttaaaattggttttgaacgcggtttttttaaaagtttgtcgaaatggggcaaataatataccgttggatagctatcaaaaatgcgaaacttagtcatgttgaacgttttctcaaattcgtaaccgttgaagagtaattttgaatatggCGAGACCCATTGTTCTGTTTTTCCGGTCGAAAaacagagtactcgtactgatCTATTTGTGTGTTTGTACTGAGGTATTTTTCACATTAGTTTTGAATGGTTCGGAAAAAAGTACTTGAACGGATGTCTGTATGGCTTTATACTGAGCGTGTTTCACACACTAGACTTTACTCTGTATTTTCGATATAATTTTCCTCGTAATTTCTCAATGGTATCATCGTGCCAGAAATTGCATAATTTATACCATTTGAACTGAATGATTTTTTAATAAAACAAAATTGTTTTGTGTGTTTCTTTTTTAGAGTTATTTTTTACAACGGTGTTCTGGACTTCTTTTGTTTTGCGACTTGAACTTTTACCGTTTTGAGCTTTTACCAACTTCAATTTTTGAGTGTGGATGAGCACTTGAACTTATAGAAGTGAAAGTTATCTGTTTTAATTCATATTTGTTTCTTGTCCGAACTTATGGTACCATCATCATTGAACCCGCATGGTTTGTGTAGCTGAACTAAAATAACTTTTTACCCGAATAAATGTGTTGTGATTTTTCTTTGAGCATACTTTCCTCGGGTCCATAGACGAACCAACTGtgttttattttttgaacttaCATGCTAGTAATAATTAAACATTCCCATACAAATTTTCTCTATTCGTGGTCATCAACCAAAATAGTCAGGAGAGAGAGCACTATCGAATGTTTTTAGTTCAAACAATTTTTCCTTTCTTGCACAAACATCTAACTGTCATTACACTTTTCTTTAAGAAGTAGCAATCAAATCACCATAGACAGAAAATTTAAACTTGCAGTTGCTGCTTTGTGTACCGATTCCATGTTTTGGTCATCCTCATTGCCTACGTCATGTACTTCATCCTCAACCTGCTGGTGTCCTTCGTGCTAGTGATCAGCGTCGTCATAGTGGGCTAGTGATCAGCGTCCGTCCAAACCTCCCTCGTGCTGCAGTATAGAGAGAAACAAAATTGTTAAGAGGAAAGAGCAGTAGAAAGAAACAAATTAGAGGTGAGCTACAAAAACATTaaattattctaataaattcctatGGTCACTGCAGCAGCTATGCAATATAGGAAGCAAACTTTTCACCCAAAAACTGAGAACAAAATGCTTCATGTGCAAATTCCATTAGGTACCGAACAACAGTTCTCCAACAATACAGTCCAAGAGTCCATAGAGCATTTTGTTCAAGATTTCATATATGCACTTGATTTAATATATGAGAAAAAATGCTTCAAGTCCAGAAGTAAAAGTTCATAGAGTATAGCTCTTAGTTCAAAACACACACTATAATACTAAACTTTACAGAATTTTGAAGAAACTCGCTGCAAATCATTACTTTTTCAGGTGATATATCTAAAGTTACAGAATTTTGAAACTTGCACTGACGATATTTGTGCACACGCACCAACTATTCTGTGATTTTTCTTGGACTGAAGATAGAATACGCACTGAACTAATATTAAGTCTGGTACAGAAATTCTCTATTCATGAACTGACAATATTTCTTCTATGTCGAATACACAAGATCTCCTCAATGGGCCATGATGTAGGCATCGCCGCAGGCAATACTTGGCGCACCGGAGAACCTGTACT encodes the following:
- the LOC123143382 gene encoding uncharacterized protein — protein: MWGYLRALFCKMRKHVHMGKRKLLLGAHLLVRRRNKSLSRSVANFLSHHHGHHRGRREYEFSCSGSLDLGSFSMHCRVPASSSPGALMMREELAIGEECKSAGMPPLVPGAVDGGFSVRVSNFPSDEVDGDQLGLGEAVDDEAEEFIARFYAQLRR